A genome region from Microbacterium terricola includes the following:
- a CDS encoding 1-acyl-sn-glycerol-3-phosphate acyltransferase, with the protein MRLPPRWLRRIVIAPLVIVLTLGVLVLEPLWLVVALVLTSLVPGRFRLPRVVFLITVYLLWDSVLVVALFALWIASGFGWKLRSPAFMRAHYRLGAWALRVLFWVFGGVLRLEIVTAGSDDEDAASARAAFTALLGPGAPLVVASRHGGPGDSFILIHTLLNQVGREPRIVLKDTLQWDPAVDTLLNRLPMQFITPTGFGGKPGGGGQGVEDRIAQLAEGLDRDDALVIFPEGGQVSANRRRSRIERLRQSGRGELAARAERLRHVMPPQPGGVYAALAAPSEPDMVFIGHTGLDKLLSLGDIWRELPMDKRLTMRAWRVPHAEIPEDRDAQAEWLFAWFEQIDAWIDTHQPTPR; encoded by the coding sequence GTGAGGCTGCCGCCGCGGTGGCTGCGCCGCATCGTCATCGCGCCGCTCGTGATCGTCCTCACCCTCGGCGTGCTCGTGCTCGAGCCGCTCTGGCTGGTCGTCGCGCTGGTGCTGACCTCCCTCGTCCCCGGGCGATTCCGTCTCCCGCGGGTCGTGTTCCTCATCACCGTCTACCTGCTGTGGGACTCGGTGCTGGTCGTCGCGCTGTTCGCGCTCTGGATCGCCTCGGGGTTCGGCTGGAAGCTGCGCTCCCCTGCGTTCATGCGGGCGCATTACCGGCTGGGGGCCTGGGCGCTCCGCGTGCTGTTCTGGGTGTTCGGCGGGGTGCTGCGGCTCGAGATCGTCACGGCGGGTTCGGATGACGAGGATGCTGCTTCCGCCCGCGCGGCCTTCACCGCCCTGCTGGGCCCAGGGGCCCCGCTCGTCGTGGCGAGCCGCCATGGCGGCCCCGGCGACTCCTTCATCCTGATCCACACCCTCTTGAACCAGGTGGGGCGCGAGCCACGCATCGTCCTCAAGGACACGCTGCAGTGGGACCCGGCCGTCGACACCCTGCTGAACCGACTCCCGATGCAGTTCATCACCCCGACCGGATTCGGGGGGAAGCCCGGAGGCGGCGGCCAGGGGGTCGAGGACAGGATCGCCCAGCTCGCCGAGGGACTGGACCGCGACGACGCGCTGGTGATCTTCCCGGAGGGCGGGCAGGTGTCGGCCAACCGTCGGCGCAGCCGGATCGAGCGACTGCGGCAGTCCGGCAGAGGCGAGCTCGCCGCCCGGGCGGAGAGGCTGCGGCACGTCATGCCGCCGCAGCCGGGTGGGGTGTACGCCGCGCTCGCCGCGCCGAGCGAGCCCGACATGGTCTTCATCGGCCACACCGGGCTCGACAAGCTGCTCAGCCTCGGTGACATCTGGCGGGAACTGCCGATGGACAAGCGCCTGACGATGCGGGCATGGCGGGTGCCGCATGCCGAGATCCCGGAGGACCGCGACGCTCAGGCGGAGTGGCTGTTCGCCTGGTTCGAGCAGATCGACGCGTGGATCGACACCCACCAGCCGACGCCCCGCTGA
- a CDS encoding aminotransferase class V-fold PLP-dependent enzyme — protein MSTSLLDPAALRADFAILDEHVNGRPLVYLDSGATSQKPRAVIDAEVAFLTRTNSAVHRGAHTLAAEATELFEDARATVAGFVGAEPEQLVWTSGATTALNLVAYAVGNASLGRGAPASARFALGDGDEIVVTESEHHANLIPWQELAARTGAVLRHIPIHDDGTLDLDAAAAVITERTRILAFPHVSNVLGIVNPVAELVALARRVGALTVMDACQSAPHLPLDLPGLGVDLAAFSGHKMLGPYGIGGLYGRADVLDALPPFLTGGSMITTVTLDAAEYLPAPQKFEAGTQPVSQAIGLAAAVRYLDGIGMDAVHAHEQHIERRMREGLRAIEGVRLLGDPSTGSGQRPSGQVDRVALSAFDVAGVHAHDVGQFLDARGVAVRVGHHCAKPLHARLGLTASVRASASVFTTESDVDVFLEAVSGVRAFFGATS, from the coding sequence GTGAGTACTTCCCTGCTCGACCCCGCCGCGCTGCGCGCCGACTTCGCGATCCTCGACGAGCACGTCAACGGCCGGCCGCTCGTGTACCTCGACTCGGGCGCCACGAGCCAGAAGCCGCGCGCCGTCATCGACGCCGAGGTCGCATTCCTCACCCGTACGAACTCCGCCGTGCACCGCGGGGCGCACACCCTCGCCGCCGAGGCGACCGAGCTGTTCGAGGATGCCCGCGCCACCGTCGCCGGTTTCGTCGGCGCTGAGCCCGAGCAGCTCGTGTGGACCAGCGGCGCCACGACGGCGCTCAACCTCGTCGCCTATGCCGTCGGCAACGCGTCCCTCGGCCGCGGCGCGCCCGCGTCTGCCCGCTTCGCCCTCGGCGACGGTGACGAGATCGTCGTCACCGAGAGCGAGCACCACGCCAACCTCATCCCCTGGCAGGAGCTGGCGGCGCGCACCGGCGCGGTGCTGCGCCACATCCCGATCCACGACGACGGCACCCTCGACCTGGATGCCGCCGCCGCCGTCATCACAGAGCGCACCCGCATCCTCGCCTTCCCGCACGTCTCCAACGTCCTCGGCATCGTCAACCCCGTCGCCGAGCTGGTCGCCCTGGCCCGCCGCGTCGGCGCGCTGACCGTGATGGACGCCTGCCAGTCGGCGCCGCACCTGCCCCTCGACCTGCCGGGACTCGGGGTGGACCTGGCCGCCTTCAGCGGCCACAAGATGCTGGGCCCGTACGGCATCGGCGGGCTCTACGGCCGCGCCGACGTGCTCGACGCCCTGCCCCCGTTCCTCACCGGCGGGTCGATGATCACGACCGTGACGCTCGACGCGGCGGAGTACCTGCCCGCCCCCCAGAAGTTCGAGGCGGGCACGCAGCCGGTGTCGCAAGCCATCGGGCTGGCCGCCGCCGTCCGCTACCTGGACGGGATCGGCATGGACGCGGTGCACGCGCACGAGCAGCACATCGAGCGGCGCATGCGCGAGGGGCTGCGCGCGATCGAGGGCGTGCGTCTGCTGGGCGACCCTTCGACAGGCTCAGGACAGCGTCCGAGCGGACAGGTCGACCGGGTGGCGCTCAGCGCGTTCGACGTGGCGGGAGTGCACGCCCACGACGTCGGGCAGTTCCTCGACGCACGCGGCGTCGCCGTGCGCGTCGGCCATCACTGCGCCAAGCCGCTGCACGCGCGTCTGGGCCTGACCGCTTCGGTGCGCGCGAGCGCTTCGGTGTTCACCACCGAGAGCGACGTGGACGTCTTCCTCGAGGCCGTGTCGGGCGTGCGCGCATTCTTCGGGGCGACCTCGTGA
- the purL gene encoding phosphoribosylformylglycinamidine synthase subunit PurL, with amino-acid sequence MTSPTSNAVADTVDNAIATPEKEQPYGALGLKSDEYAQIREILGRRPTSGELAMYSVMWSEHCSYKSSKIYLRQFGQKVSDEMKTRLMVGMGQNAGVVDIGEGWAVTFKVESHNHPSYIEPFQGAATGVGGIVRDIISMGARPVAVMDQLRFGAIDNPDTARVVHGVVSGISSYGNCLGLPNIGGETVFDAVYQGNPLVNALAVGVLRHEDLKLANATGAGNKVVLFGARTGGDGIGGASILASDTFADGGPTKRPAVQVGDPFAEKVLIECCLELYRDELVEAIQDLGAAGISCATSELAANGGSGMRVDLENVLLRDPSLTPEEILMSESQERMMAVVAPEKLDAFLAVVGKWDVETSVLGEVTGDGRLRIYWHGEEIVNVDPSTVAVDGPVYERPVAYPTWIDALREDSASALPRTDDPDTLRRQFLQLVASPNLADTSWITNQYDYYVMGNTALSFPDDAGMIRVDEQTGLGFAIATDCNGRYCQLDPYQGAQLALAEAYRNVAVTGAVPTAVTDCLNFGSPENPEVMWQFSQAVEGLADGCLEIGIPVTGGNVSFYNQTGDQPIFPTPVVGVMGIIDDVARRIPSGWQDAGENIYLLGVTATELSGSQWAGTIHGHLGGRPPAVDLGNEKRLAELLHAGSLQSLISSAHDVSDGGLAQTLAEGVLRFGVGARVWLNEIIERDGVDAATALFSESTGRVIVTVPREDDVKFRGLCDGRGYPVLRIGVTDSAADGDPAALEVQGLFTVSAAELREVSHATLPAAFGATVSEAVTVD; translated from the coding sequence GTGACTTCTCCCACCTCGAACGCCGTCGCCGATACCGTCGACAACGCCATCGCCACCCCCGAGAAGGAGCAGCCGTACGGCGCTCTCGGTCTCAAGAGCGACGAGTACGCCCAGATCCGCGAGATCCTCGGCCGGCGCCCCACCAGCGGCGAGCTGGCGATGTACTCGGTCATGTGGAGCGAGCACTGCTCCTACAAGTCGAGCAAGATCTACCTGCGCCAGTTCGGCCAGAAGGTCAGCGACGAGATGAAGACCCGGCTCATGGTCGGCATGGGACAGAACGCCGGCGTGGTCGACATCGGCGAGGGCTGGGCGGTCACCTTCAAGGTCGAGTCGCACAACCACCCCAGCTACATCGAGCCGTTCCAGGGCGCCGCGACGGGTGTCGGTGGCATCGTCCGCGACATCATCTCGATGGGCGCGCGCCCCGTGGCCGTGATGGACCAGCTGCGCTTCGGCGCCATCGACAACCCCGACACCGCGCGCGTCGTGCACGGTGTCGTCTCGGGCATCTCCTCGTACGGCAACTGCCTCGGTCTGCCCAACATCGGCGGCGAGACCGTGTTCGACGCGGTGTACCAGGGCAACCCGCTGGTCAACGCCCTCGCCGTCGGAGTGCTCCGCCACGAGGACCTGAAGCTCGCGAACGCGACCGGCGCAGGCAACAAGGTCGTGCTGTTCGGCGCCCGCACCGGCGGCGACGGCATCGGCGGGGCCTCGATCCTCGCCTCCGACACGTTCGCCGACGGCGGCCCGACCAAGCGCCCCGCCGTGCAGGTGGGCGACCCGTTCGCCGAGAAGGTGCTCATCGAGTGCTGCCTCGAGCTGTACCGCGACGAGCTCGTCGAGGCCATCCAGGACCTCGGCGCCGCCGGCATCTCGTGCGCGACGAGCGAGCTGGCCGCGAACGGCGGATCGGGCATGCGGGTCGACCTCGAGAACGTGCTGCTGCGCGACCCCTCGCTCACGCCCGAGGAGATCCTCATGAGCGAGAGCCAGGAGCGCATGATGGCGGTCGTGGCTCCCGAGAAGCTCGACGCCTTCCTGGCCGTGGTCGGCAAGTGGGATGTCGAGACCAGCGTGCTGGGCGAGGTGACCGGCGACGGGCGCCTGCGCATCTACTGGCATGGCGAGGAGATCGTCAACGTCGACCCGTCCACCGTGGCCGTCGACGGCCCGGTCTACGAGCGCCCGGTCGCCTACCCGACCTGGATCGACGCCCTGCGCGAGGACTCGGCTTCCGCCCTGCCGCGCACCGACGACCCCGACACCCTGCGCCGGCAGTTCCTGCAGCTGGTCGCGAGCCCCAACCTCGCCGACACGTCCTGGATCACCAACCAGTACGACTACTACGTGATGGGCAACACCGCCCTGAGCTTCCCCGACGACGCCGGCATGATCCGCGTCGACGAGCAGACCGGCCTCGGCTTCGCGATCGCCACCGACTGCAACGGCCGCTACTGCCAGCTCGACCCGTACCAGGGGGCGCAGCTCGCCCTGGCCGAGGCGTACCGCAACGTCGCCGTCACCGGCGCCGTGCCCACCGCGGTCACCGACTGCCTCAACTTCGGCAGCCCGGAGAACCCCGAAGTCATGTGGCAGTTCTCGCAGGCCGTCGAAGGCCTCGCCGACGGCTGCCTCGAGATCGGCATCCCCGTCACCGGCGGCAACGTGTCGTTCTACAACCAGACCGGCGACCAGCCGATCTTCCCGACGCCGGTCGTCGGCGTCATGGGCATCATCGACGACGTCGCGCGACGCATCCCGAGCGGATGGCAGGATGCCGGCGAGAACATCTACCTCCTCGGCGTGACCGCCACCGAGCTGAGCGGCTCGCAGTGGGCGGGCACGATCCACGGGCACCTCGGCGGACGCCCGCCGGCCGTCGACCTCGGCAACGAGAAGCGTCTGGCCGAGCTGCTGCACGCGGGCTCGCTGCAGTCGCTCATCTCCAGCGCACACGACGTGTCGGACGGCGGCCTCGCGCAGACCCTGGCCGAGGGCGTGCTGCGCTTCGGCGTGGGCGCGCGCGTCTGGCTGAACGAGATCATCGAGCGCGACGGAGTGGATGCGGCGACCGCCCTCTTCTCAGAGTCCACCGGCCGCGTCATCGTGACGGTGCCGCGCGAGGACGACGTGAAGTTCCGCGGCCTGTGCGACGGCCGCGGCTACCCCGTGCTGCGCATCGGCGTCACCGACTCCGCAGCGGACGGCGACCCGGCAGCGCTCGAGGTGCAGGGCCTGTTCACCGTCTCGGCCGCCGAGCTGCGCGAGGTGTCGCACGCCACGCTGCCCGCCGCCTTCGGCGCGACGGTGTCCGAAGCCGTCACAGTAGACTGA
- a CDS encoding GNAT family N-acetyltransferase, giving the protein MLLTRVGADDLAAVTQFLQDADLTLSGLDAPTVRLWLERNGDGRIVGTTGYELSDDRAHALIRSVAVATSARSTGRGSRLATFALTQAAAEGARTAWLFSRRSGGFWQGLGFRPANRDDLAGVLAETHQVALFRQTGQLDGEVAWSRPLDGP; this is encoded by the coding sequence ATGCTGCTGACCCGCGTGGGAGCGGACGATCTCGCTGCGGTGACTCAGTTCCTGCAGGACGCCGACCTCACGCTCAGCGGACTGGACGCCCCCACGGTCCGCCTCTGGCTCGAGCGGAACGGGGACGGTCGGATCGTCGGCACCACCGGCTACGAACTGAGCGACGACCGCGCTCACGCCCTCATCCGCAGTGTCGCCGTCGCGACGTCTGCGCGATCGACCGGCCGGGGCTCCCGCCTCGCCACGTTCGCGCTCACGCAGGCGGCCGCGGAGGGCGCGCGGACGGCGTGGCTGTTCAGCCGCCGCTCTGGCGGGTTCTGGCAGGGGCTCGGGTTCCGTCCGGCCAACCGCGACGACCTGGCGGGAGTGCTCGCCGAGACCCACCAGGTCGCGCTCTTCCGGCAGACCGGCCAGCTCGACGGCGAGGTCGCCTGGTCGCGCCCCCTCGACGGCCCCTGA
- a CDS encoding DEAD/DEAH box helicase, with protein MSTFLELGVPASLAQVLAADGKTEAFPIQADTLPDSLAGRDVLGRGRTGSGKTIAFALPLVARLSGANAAQRRAGYVRGLVLAPTRELATQIAATISPLADAAGLKVTTIFGGVSQKPQEQAMRAGVDIVVACPGRLEDLMKQGVVRLDRVEITVLDEADHMADLGFLPGVTRILTATPQGGQRMLFSATLDRGVDTLVRRFLRDEVSHEVDESSVPAAAMTHRVFMVGDGAKNDLVRTLAAGQGRRILFTRTKHQAKKLAKTLTAAGIPSVDLHGNLSQGARERNLAAFSAAPDAGGVRVLVATDVAARGVHVDEVELVVHVDPPMEHKAYLHRSGRTARAGAEGTVVTVALDSQRRDVKDLLRKAGISVELEQVDADHPAVDALVGERAAHVRPVAPVSPPNRGGGAGGSGQGRSGGSGQSRSGGGRSGGRGAGQGRGGAARSESGRGESGRGGSGRGEAASTARGAGRSGQGGQRHGQSGSRSASSGSRPVWSSDARPSTGGARQPRRASRP; from the coding sequence ATGTCTACTTTCCTCGAACTCGGGGTGCCCGCATCCCTCGCCCAGGTCCTCGCCGCAGACGGCAAGACCGAAGCGTTCCCCATCCAGGCGGACACACTGCCCGACTCGCTCGCGGGTCGTGACGTGCTCGGCCGCGGCCGCACCGGCAGCGGCAAGACCATCGCGTTCGCGCTGCCTCTCGTCGCCCGCCTGAGCGGTGCGAACGCCGCTCAGCGCCGCGCCGGCTACGTGCGCGGTCTCGTGCTGGCTCCGACCCGTGAGCTCGCCACCCAGATCGCCGCGACCATCTCGCCCCTCGCCGACGCGGCGGGCCTGAAGGTCACCACCATCTTCGGCGGCGTCAGCCAGAAGCCGCAGGAGCAGGCGATGCGCGCCGGCGTCGACATCGTCGTGGCCTGCCCCGGCCGCCTCGAAGACCTCATGAAGCAGGGCGTCGTGCGCCTGGACCGCGTCGAGATCACCGTGCTCGACGAGGCCGACCACATGGCCGACCTCGGCTTCCTGCCCGGCGTCACGCGCATCCTCACGGCGACGCCGCAGGGCGGACAGCGGATGCTGTTCAGCGCCACCCTCGACCGCGGGGTCGACACGCTCGTCCGCCGCTTCCTCCGCGACGAGGTCAGCCACGAGGTCGACGAGTCCTCGGTGCCGGCCGCCGCCATGACCCACCGTGTCTTCATGGTCGGCGACGGGGCGAAGAACGACCTCGTCCGCACGCTCGCGGCCGGTCAGGGCCGCCGCATCCTGTTCACCCGCACCAAGCACCAGGCCAAGAAGCTCGCGAAGACGCTGACGGCCGCGGGCATCCCCTCGGTCGACCTGCACGGCAACCTGTCGCAGGGTGCGCGCGAGCGCAACCTCGCCGCCTTCAGCGCGGCACCGGACGCCGGCGGCGTCCGCGTGCTCGTCGCCACCGACGTCGCCGCCCGCGGCGTGCACGTCGACGAGGTCGAGCTGGTCGTGCACGTCGACCCGCCGATGGAGCACAAGGCGTACCTGCACCGCTCGGGCCGCACGGCCCGCGCCGGCGCCGAGGGCACCGTGGTCACGGTCGCCCTCGACTCGCAGCGCCGCGACGTGAAGGACCTGCTGCGCAAGGCCGGCATCTCGGTCGAGCTCGAGCAGGTCGACGCGGATCACCCCGCCGTCGACGCCCTCGTCGGCGAGCGTGCCGCGCACGTGCGCCCGGTCGCTCCCGTCTCGCCCCCGAACCGCGGTGGCGGCGCAGGCGGCTCGGGCCAGGGCCGTTCCGGCGGCTCGGGTCAGTCCCGCTCCGGCGGCGGTCGCTCCGGCGGTCGCGGTGCCGGCCAGGGTCGCGGCGGCGCTGCCCGCAGCGAGTCCGGTCGCGGCGAGTCGGGCCGTGGCGGCTCGGGTCGCGGCGAGGCCGCATCGACGGCTCGCGGCGCAGGTCGCTCCGGCCAGGGCGGACAGCGCCACGGCCAGTCCGGCTCGCGGTCGGCGTCGTCCGGCTCGCGCCCCGTGTGGTCGTCCGACGCGCGCCCGTCGACCGGCGGCGCCCGTCAGCCCCGCCGCGCCTCGCGGCCGTAG
- a CDS encoding GntR family transcriptional regulator: MIDEGRALFLQIAESVEDSIIDGTLPEEAQAPSTNELAAFYRINPATAAKGITMLVDKGVLYKRRGIGMFVAPGARDLLRTERRTAFADRFVDPLLAEARKLGLDADDLTLLIRDRAATHGPATTEGTTR; encoded by the coding sequence GTGATCGACGAAGGCCGGGCGCTCTTCCTGCAGATCGCGGAGAGCGTCGAGGACTCGATCATCGACGGCACCCTGCCAGAAGAGGCGCAGGCGCCCTCGACGAACGAGCTCGCGGCGTTCTACCGGATCAACCCGGCCACCGCAGCGAAGGGGATCACGATGCTCGTCGACAAGGGAGTGCTCTACAAGCGCCGCGGGATCGGCATGTTCGTGGCACCCGGCGCGCGCGATCTGCTGCGCACCGAACGGCGCACCGCCTTCGCCGACCGATTCGTCGACCCGCTGCTGGCCGAGGCCCGCAAGCTCGGGCTCGACGCAGACGATCTGACCCTGCTCATCCGCGACCGTGCCGCGACGCACGGTCCGGCCACCACGGAAGGAACGACCCGATGA
- a CDS encoding patatin-like phospholipase family protein, with the protein MSAPDVAFVLGGGGVRGAVEVGMLRALLERGIRPDLIVGTSIGAINGAQVAADPTPAVIGPLTASWASPEAAAVYGDGFFAQTRRLVRTRTHLNSAEPLRALLERQLAGFARFEDLPVRLAVVAASIERAAEHVFDSGPLIDAVIASAAVPGLFPAAEVAGDHYLDGGIVNSIPIDHAVAAGARTIYVLQVGRVEVPLTPPRTPVETAKVAFEIARRHRFAWDVSHLPPGVQLHVLPSGGPLEGDESLMSYRRTGSVQRRIDRAYEASTAYLEEAS; encoded by the coding sequence ATGAGCGCTCCCGACGTCGCCTTCGTGCTGGGCGGCGGTGGTGTGCGCGGTGCCGTGGAAGTCGGGATGCTGCGCGCCCTGCTCGAGCGCGGGATCCGCCCCGATCTCATCGTCGGGACGTCGATCGGCGCCATCAACGGCGCCCAGGTCGCCGCCGATCCGACGCCTGCGGTCATCGGCCCGCTGACGGCGTCGTGGGCATCGCCCGAGGCGGCGGCGGTCTACGGCGACGGGTTCTTCGCCCAGACGAGGCGGCTCGTGCGCACGCGGACGCACCTCAACTCGGCCGAGCCGCTGCGGGCGCTGCTCGAGCGGCAGCTGGCGGGGTTCGCCCGATTCGAGGATCTGCCGGTGCGCCTGGCCGTGGTCGCGGCGTCGATCGAGCGCGCTGCCGAGCACGTGTTCGACTCGGGCCCGCTCATCGACGCGGTCATCGCGTCGGCCGCGGTCCCTGGGCTGTTCCCGGCCGCGGAGGTGGCGGGCGACCACTACCTCGACGGCGGCATCGTGAACTCCATCCCCATCGACCACGCCGTCGCGGCCGGTGCGCGCACGATCTACGTCCTGCAGGTCGGCCGCGTCGAGGTGCCGCTCACGCCCCCGCGCACCCCCGTCGAGACGGCGAAGGTCGCCTTCGAGATCGCGCGCCGGCACCGCTTCGCCTGGGATGTGTCCCACCTGCCGCCGGGTGTGCAGCTGCACGTGCTCCCCAGCGGCGGCCCGCTCGAGGGAGACGAGTCGCTCATGTCGTACCGCCGCACCGGCAGTGTCCAGCGCCGCATCGACCGTGCCTACGAGGCGTCGACGGCGTACCTGGAGGAGGCCTCGTGA
- the sufU gene encoding Fe-S cluster assembly sulfur transfer protein SufU: protein MSGLDGLYQELILDHSKARDGFGLAAEEGRSATSHQHNPICGDDITLRVRLGEGDSIRDVTWEGAGCSISQASASMLTGLVDGVDRDAATTLIDHFREALRSRGKVLLDEDEFGDAAALSGVSKFTARVKCAMLAWVALEDALARA, encoded by the coding sequence GTGAGCGGACTCGACGGGCTGTACCAGGAACTCATCCTCGACCACTCGAAGGCGCGCGACGGGTTCGGTCTGGCTGCCGAGGAGGGCCGCAGCGCCACCTCGCACCAGCACAACCCGATCTGCGGCGATGACATCACGCTGCGCGTCCGGCTCGGCGAGGGCGACAGCATCCGCGATGTGACGTGGGAGGGCGCGGGCTGCTCGATCTCGCAGGCCTCCGCGTCGATGCTCACCGGCCTCGTGGACGGTGTGGATCGGGATGCGGCGACCACCCTCATCGATCACTTCCGCGAGGCGCTCCGGTCGCGCGGCAAGGTCCTGCTCGACGAGGACGAGTTCGGCGACGCCGCCGCACTCAGCGGGGTCTCGAAGTTCACCGCGCGCGTGAAGTGCGCGATGCTCGCCTGGGTCGCCCTCGAAGACGCGCTCGCGCGCGCCTGA
- a CDS encoding VOC family protein, with protein MTGLVPYLHFDGTARAALTRYREVFGGELTLHTLSDFGRTDGPADAIAHGILEGTVSLFGADASGDDRPLRLEGVMFALLGTAEPATLEKWFAALAEGGEVVDPLQVRPWGAHDGQVIDRFGVRWLIGYED; from the coding sequence ATGACCGGACTCGTCCCGTACCTGCACTTCGACGGCACCGCGCGCGCCGCCCTCACCCGCTACCGCGAGGTGTTCGGCGGTGAGCTCACGCTGCACACCCTCTCCGACTTCGGCCGGACCGACGGTCCCGCCGATGCGATCGCGCACGGCATCCTCGAGGGGACGGTGTCGCTGTTCGGCGCGGACGCGTCGGGCGATGACCGGCCGCTGCGGCTGGAAGGCGTGATGTTCGCGCTGCTCGGCACCGCCGAGCCCGCGACCCTCGAGAAGTGGTTCGCTGCGCTCGCCGAGGGCGGTGAAGTCGTCGATCCGCTGCAGGTGCGTCCGTGGGGAGCACACGACGGCCAGGTGATCGACCGGTTCGGCGTGCGCTGGCTGATCGGCTACGAGGACTGA